Proteins encoded by one window of Flavobacterium sp. N502540:
- a CDS encoding T9SS sorting signal type C domain-containing protein: MKKTLLSKILFFPFNFLLEIKNVFGSSKLHFRAVFTFIFLISISNSNAQCNSGATAGPIESNTDKLCVGVSATFWSTGWKGTWSSSNSAILEVSTDSDGRAIVTAKAPGVASVINTVTQSNCSVIKTAQKQVTVYEALGATGDITGFSPQCSGNTGQVYSIPPVTNATKYVWTVPSGWIITSGANTNSITVTTSSTEGSLTVVVSNDCKTNNAKYYYVGNTTNKTAPPTITANGTTTFCQGGSVTLTSTKQDNYLWSNGETGQSITVTTSGNYTVTTKKNGYNCPSNASNSIAVNVQSGLTFSNQPQDLVACEGQSGTFSVTTSASNATYQWQYSANGSTNWINTNGVQGVSGHNTSTLNLTNLPLSYSDYYVRCVARSTTSCPANTNTNSNAAKLTVNPSLKITSQSTATQTKCLNDAFTPLTVTATASGTLTYQWFSNTAATTTNGTALGASNGARTNSYTPQSTTSGTLYYYAVVTSNCGTATTAISEAIITKQANIAPTVGTIKQPTCTTPSGSVVLENVPPSGKLVESRGTVYNNTTSGTTYEISGLAPGTYKFAIDDNCTRVYSSDIVILPGNVWNGTKWSDGTPSANDLLHFTGNYTAETDLNGCSCTIDNGAAVTIKSGMTLTITNSIDINSGSLIFQNNSSLIQKSNAKNTGSISYIRTSPPIFQKDYLYWSTPVTPQKLVDVSPSTPANFYYGNDGTQWVRTNRESNMIVGKGYIIRGPSNYTNTAKQEFTTTFKGIPNNGDLEGELLAASKSYLVGNPYPSALNADLLLKDNPLLNGTLYFWTHNTPAKPVPTNQYSSDDYASYNLSGGVSAKSDKQHNNDPSKDKGVKPTGKIAAGQSFFVTTNAGGKVKFNNLMRLGGANNGQFFRPGNSSKETTIEKHRIWLNMTNTTGAFKQLLVGYIEGATNDYENRYDGLTLDGNQYLDFYTTDQKNKYVIQGRALPFTDADLVPLGYRTTVAGDFTVAIDEVDGDMTHQAIYIEDKNTGTVHDLTQSNYTFKTEAGTFAERLTLRYKPGKTLGTGDFEKIENGILISTGNKTIHVSSSKENIKQVVVFDITGKQLYNKNKLNSETFQIENLPSANQVLLVKVTLANDFTVTRKVLFQ, encoded by the coding sequence ATGAAGAAAACTCTACTTTCTAAAATCCTATTTTTTCCCTTTAATTTTCTATTAGAAATAAAAAACGTCTTCGGATCTTCAAAGCTTCACTTCAGAGCAGTTTTTACTTTCATTTTCCTGATCAGCATTAGCAACTCAAATGCACAATGTAACTCTGGTGCAACTGCAGGACCCATTGAAAGTAATACAGATAAATTATGTGTAGGTGTTTCAGCTACTTTCTGGTCTACAGGATGGAAAGGAACCTGGTCCTCATCAAATTCTGCAATCTTAGAAGTTTCAACCGATAGTGATGGCCGTGCAATAGTCACTGCGAAAGCTCCGGGAGTTGCCAGTGTAATCAATACTGTAACACAATCAAATTGCAGCGTCATCAAAACTGCCCAAAAACAAGTTACTGTTTATGAAGCTTTAGGCGCTACTGGCGATATTACGGGATTCAGCCCACAATGTTCGGGAAATACAGGACAGGTGTACTCTATACCACCCGTAACAAATGCGACTAAATATGTTTGGACTGTACCATCCGGCTGGATAATCACTTCAGGAGCAAATACCAATTCCATTACAGTAACTACCAGCTCAACTGAAGGAAGTCTTACCGTTGTAGTTTCTAACGATTGTAAAACAAATAATGCCAAATACTACTATGTTGGTAATACTACTAATAAAACTGCACCACCTACCATTACGGCAAACGGAACAACAACTTTTTGTCAGGGAGGCAGTGTTACACTTACTTCAACTAAGCAAGATAACTATTTGTGGTCTAATGGCGAAACAGGTCAGAGCATAACCGTAACCACATCCGGCAACTACACGGTAACAACAAAAAAAAACGGATATAATTGTCCTAGCAATGCCTCAAACAGTATAGCCGTAAATGTACAATCAGGATTAACATTCAGCAATCAACCACAGGATTTAGTTGCCTGCGAAGGTCAGTCCGGCACCTTTAGCGTAACCACATCAGCCTCGAATGCAACCTACCAATGGCAATATTCTGCCAATGGCTCAACGAACTGGATCAATACCAATGGTGTTCAGGGTGTATCAGGTCACAATACATCAACCTTAAATTTGACCAACCTTCCTTTGTCCTATAGTGACTACTATGTTCGTTGTGTCGCAAGAAGCACAACCTCTTGTCCTGCCAATACTAACACAAACTCAAATGCTGCTAAACTAACGGTTAACCCATCATTAAAAATTACCTCACAGTCGACCGCTACTCAAACCAAATGCCTCAACGATGCCTTTACACCTTTAACGGTTACCGCTACAGCATCAGGAACCTTAACCTATCAATGGTTCAGTAATACTGCTGCAACTACCACAAACGGAACGGCATTAGGAGCTTCAAATGGCGCCAGAACCAATAGTTACACTCCACAATCCACAACATCAGGAACATTATATTACTATGCGGTAGTAACATCAAACTGCGGAACAGCAACCACTGCAATTTCAGAGGCTATTATTACCAAACAGGCAAATATTGCCCCAACAGTAGGAACTATCAAACAACCTACCTGTACTACACCAAGCGGAAGTGTTGTTTTAGAAAATGTACCTCCATCAGGAAAATTGGTGGAGTCACGTGGAACCGTCTACAATAATACCACTTCCGGAACCACATACGAAATTTCAGGATTAGCACCCGGAACTTACAAATTTGCCATTGATGATAATTGCACAAGAGTATATTCGTCAGACATTGTCATCCTGCCCGGAAATGTATGGAATGGCACTAAATGGTCAGACGGAACACCGTCGGCAAACGACCTACTTCATTTTACAGGAAATTACACTGCAGAAACAGATCTTAACGGATGTTCCTGTACAATCGATAATGGAGCAGCGGTAACTATAAAATCAGGGATGACCTTAACTATTACCAATAGTATAGACATAAACTCCGGATCTTTGATATTTCAAAACAATTCCAGTTTAATACAAAAAAGCAACGCTAAGAACACCGGAAGCATCTCCTACATTCGTACAAGTCCGCCCATATTCCAAAAAGATTATTTGTATTGGTCAACTCCGGTAACTCCGCAAAAATTAGTAGACGTTTCGCCTTCTACGCCTGCCAATTTTTATTATGGCAATGATGGTACACAATGGGTACGAACCAATAGAGAAAGCAATATGATTGTTGGAAAAGGCTACATTATCCGAGGGCCATCGAATTATACCAATACAGCCAAACAAGAATTTACCACAACTTTTAAAGGAATTCCAAACAATGGAGATCTCGAAGGAGAACTTTTAGCAGCATCCAAAAGTTACCTGGTAGGAAATCCTTACCCGTCTGCTCTAAATGCAGATTTACTTTTAAAAGACAATCCTTTATTAAACGGAACACTCTATTTCTGGACGCATAATACGCCGGCAAAACCTGTACCAACGAATCAATACAGTTCAGATGATTACGCTTCATACAACTTGAGCGGTGGGGTTTCGGCGAAATCAGACAAACAGCACAACAACGATCCTTCAAAAGACAAAGGTGTTAAACCAACGGGAAAAATAGCCGCCGGACAATCTTTTTTTGTAACAACTAATGCAGGAGGAAAAGTAAAGTTCAACAATTTAATGCGATTGGGCGGAGCCAACAACGGTCAGTTTTTCAGACCCGGAAACAGCTCAAAAGAAACCACGATCGAAAAACACCGTATCTGGTTAAACATGACCAATACAACAGGTGCATTTAAACAATTATTAGTGGGTTATATCGAAGGCGCAACCAATGACTATGAAAACAGATATGACGGACTAACTTTAGATGGTAATCAGTATTTGGATTTTTACACTACGGATCAAAAAAACAAATATGTAATTCAGGGACGTGCTTTGCCCTTTACAGATGCCGATCTTGTTCCATTAGGATACCGCACAACCGTTGCAGGTGATTTTACTGTTGCAATTGACGAAGTAGACGGAGACATGACCCATCAGGCCATTTACATTGAAGACAAAAATACCGGAACTGTTCATGATTTAACACAAAGCAATTATACTTTTAAAACCGAAGCCGGTACTTTTGCCGAACGCTTGACACTGCGCTATAAACCAGGCAAAACTTTAGGTACAGGAGATTTTGAAAAGATCGAAAATGGCATTCTTATTTCGACTGGAAATAAAACCATTCACGTATCTTCCTCAAAAGAAAACATTAAACAAGTTGTGGTTTTTGATATTACCGGTAAACAATTGTACAATAAAAACAAATTAAACAGTGAAACCTTTCAAATTGAAAATTTACCGTCTGCCAATCAGGTTTTATTGGTCAAGGTCACTTTAGCAAATGATTTTACTGTTACCCGAAAAGTACTGTTTCAGTAG
- a CDS encoding beta-ketoacyl synthase N-terminal-like domain-containing protein has translation MNTQKISITAFSSISPLGNNTQSVWEKYLDRQHCFSKQFLDQQETSVAALDAESKQIVSEIRESDPKYKFLDDSVLFALAASRQAVKQAGWSSDDIFGINIGSSRGATDLFEKHYKEYIDTGKAQTLASPTTTLGNISSWIAHDLQSVGPEISHSITCSTALHALLNGVAWLKSDMADKFLVGGSEAPLTDFTIAQMRALKIYSRIDQETESWPNLAFDFEKTQNTMILGEGAAVCCLETGEKENAIAYITGVGYATEILEHNISISAEATCFQKSMKMALKNVAPESVDAIVMHAPGTIKGDLTELRAIEKVFGSQLPLLTTNKWKIGHTFGASGILSLEFALLMFQHDTFIGVPFGEEQKQTKSIKRILINAVGFGGNAVSVLIEKP, from the coding sequence TTGAATACACAAAAAATCTCTATAACAGCATTTTCATCTATTTCCCCTTTAGGAAATAATACGCAATCAGTGTGGGAAAAGTATCTTGACCGTCAACATTGTTTTTCGAAACAGTTTTTAGACCAACAGGAAACTTCTGTCGCTGCTTTGGATGCTGAGTCTAAACAAATTGTCTCGGAAATAAGAGAATCCGATCCTAAGTACAAATTTCTGGATGATTCGGTTTTGTTTGCTTTAGCGGCTTCTCGACAAGCGGTTAAGCAGGCAGGATGGAGTTCGGATGATATCTTCGGAATTAATATTGGTTCGTCCCGAGGGGCAACAGATTTATTCGAAAAACATTATAAAGAATACATCGATACAGGAAAAGCCCAAACTTTAGCTTCTCCAACAACAACTTTAGGAAATATCTCGTCCTGGATTGCTCACGATCTGCAGAGTGTTGGACCGGAAATATCGCATTCTATAACCTGTTCAACTGCACTTCATGCCTTGCTGAATGGTGTGGCTTGGTTGAAATCAGATATGGCCGATAAATTTTTGGTAGGAGGAAGCGAAGCTCCATTGACTGATTTCACGATTGCTCAAATGAGAGCACTTAAAATATATTCGAGAATCGATCAGGAAACGGAATCATGGCCCAATTTGGCTTTCGATTTTGAGAAAACCCAAAATACTATGATTTTAGGGGAAGGTGCAGCAGTTTGCTGTCTGGAAACCGGCGAGAAAGAGAATGCAATTGCATACATAACAGGCGTGGGTTATGCAACTGAGATTTTAGAACACAATATTTCTATTTCTGCAGAAGCAACCTGTTTTCAGAAGTCAATGAAAATGGCTTTAAAGAATGTAGCCCCTGAATCGGTCGATGCAATTGTTATGCACGCTCCCGGAACGATCAAAGGCGATTTAACCGAGTTGAGGGCTATTGAAAAAGTTTTTGGATCTCAACTGCCTTTGCTGACTACCAACAAATGGAAGATCGGACATACTTTTGGAGCGTCCGGTATATTAAGTTTAGAGTTCGCACTTTTGATGTTTCAGCACGATACTTTTATTGGAGTGCCTTTCGGAGAAGAACAAAAACAAACAAAATCGATTAAAAGAATATTGATTAATGCGGTAGGTTTCGGAGGAAATGCGGTTAGCGTTTTGATCGAAAAACCATAA
- the bioA gene encoding adenosylmethionine--8-amino-7-oxononanoate transaminase, giving the protein MTLTEKDSQYLWHPYTQHKTAQAPIAISRGEGALLWDENGKEYIDAIASWWVNPFGHSNRFIADAIYKQLTTLEHVLFGGFTHEPAVKVAEKLIEIMPKNQQKIFFSDNGSTAVEVAIKVALQYFFNKNEKRTTIIAFENAFHGDTFAAMAASGISFYTQAFQGMFIDVVRIPVPVKGQEQESFDVLRKVIQNHNCAGFIFEPLVQGAAGMVMYEPEALAKLIQICKENDVLTIADEVMTGFGKTGKTFAMDYVTEVPDMMCLSKALTGGTIPMAITTFTQEVFDAFYDDDINKALFHGHTFTANPTGCAAALASIDLLHTDEMQANIERIHKSHLDFQKKMEKHSKVITARTLGVIFAVEIKSDSEESYYGSMRTKLYNFFIDKGVVLRPVGNIVYILPPYIMSDEQLQKVYKTIEEAIEMV; this is encoded by the coding sequence ATGACATTAACAGAAAAAGACAGCCAATACCTTTGGCATCCTTATACACAGCATAAAACTGCACAAGCGCCAATAGCAATTTCCAGAGGTGAAGGAGCTTTACTTTGGGATGAGAACGGCAAAGAATATATTGACGCTATTGCCTCATGGTGGGTGAATCCGTTTGGACACAGTAACCGATTTATTGCCGATGCGATTTACAAACAGTTAACTACTTTAGAGCATGTATTGTTTGGTGGTTTTACACACGAACCGGCAGTTAAAGTGGCGGAGAAACTAATTGAGATTATGCCTAAAAACCAGCAGAAGATTTTCTTTTCTGATAATGGTTCGACGGCGGTTGAAGTGGCTATAAAAGTGGCTTTACAGTATTTTTTCAATAAAAATGAAAAGCGAACCACTATAATTGCTTTTGAAAATGCTTTTCACGGGGATACTTTTGCGGCGATGGCAGCAAGTGGGATCTCTTTTTACACACAGGCTTTTCAGGGGATGTTTATTGATGTAGTCCGAATTCCGGTTCCGGTAAAAGGACAGGAACAGGAGAGTTTTGATGTCTTGAGAAAGGTGATTCAAAATCATAATTGTGCCGGTTTTATTTTTGAGCCTTTGGTACAGGGTGCCGCCGGAATGGTAATGTATGAACCGGAGGCTTTGGCAAAACTGATTCAAATCTGCAAAGAAAATGATGTTCTTACTATTGCTGATGAAGTAATGACCGGATTCGGTAAGACAGGAAAAACATTTGCAATGGATTATGTGACAGAAGTTCCGGATATGATGTGTTTGTCTAAAGCATTAACGGGAGGCACAATTCCAATGGCAATTACCACTTTTACACAAGAGGTTTTCGATGCTTTTTATGATGATGATATCAACAAGGCTTTGTTTCATGGACATACGTTTACTGCAAATCCGACGGGTTGTGCTGCGGCTTTGGCTAGTATTGATTTGCTGCATACAGATGAAATGCAGGCTAATATTGAAAGAATTCATAAGAGTCATTTGGATTTTCAGAAGAAAATGGAAAAGCATTCGAAAGTAATTACTGCCAGAACATTGGGAGTTATTTTTGCAGTTGAAATCAAATCAGATTCAGAAGAGAGTTATTACGGTTCAATGCGAACGAAACTCTATAATTTCTTTATTGATAAAGGGGTTGTTTTGCGCCCTGTCGGAAATATCGTTTATATTTTACCTCCGTATATCATGAGTGATGAGCAGCTTCAAAAAGTATACAAAACCATTGAAGAAGCCATTGAAATGGTGTAA
- a CDS encoding regulatory protein RecX — protein MNSICTPKEALLKLEHYCAYQERCHAEVVSKLYSLKMTADEIDTIVVQLIETNFLNETRFACSFARGKHRMKHWGRIRITSELKAKQISSANITLALKEITIEEYETTFDQLSERCWNSISEKNTLKKRKKFCDYMLRRGYESFLVYDKVTLLENDSELN, from the coding sequence ATGAATTCAATCTGCACTCCCAAAGAGGCTTTACTGAAGCTAGAACACTACTGTGCTTATCAGGAGCGCTGTCATGCCGAAGTGGTATCCAAACTGTACAGCCTAAAAATGACTGCCGATGAAATCGATACTATTGTGGTTCAATTGATTGAAACCAATTTCTTAAACGAAACCCGATTTGCCTGCAGCTTCGCCAGAGGAAAACATCGCATGAAACATTGGGGCAGAATTCGAATTACCAGTGAACTGAAGGCAAAGCAAATTTCGTCGGCTAATATTACGCTTGCTTTAAAAGAAATTACTATCGAGGAATACGAAACCACTTTTGATCAACTTTCGGAACGATGCTGGAATAGCATTTCCGAAAAAAATACCCTAAAAAAACGAAAAAAATTCTGCGACTATATGCTTCGTCGTGGCTACGAAAGTTTTCTGGTTTACGACAAAGTCACTTTACTCGAAAATGACTCGGAATTAAATTGA
- a CDS encoding T9SS sorting signal type C domain-containing protein, with protein sequence MNRKLLLSFVLFFTYLINYGQCNFGGTQFGSTTSICYNREVSGTNVGGVTFSNVPLARYVAVNVIQGLTYTISATSTSTGFRKRITLFNSSSTGTNVGTARASADDTAATITNWTATFTGVLYVQYNNSGNCNSASTGSNTQANISVVFTGGSNSVDSQSAKGTNSWIGHVYDFSDGSEVPVPPSNADAFANYLGYFNQVNTVTGSTTAFSQGFGGNDTCFSFTAVGTSQSIRTDTFAVRYRMLSTLTAGCYFVSITGDDGVRLYVDGVLVLNEWNQQSSAAFQNVLVRLTGNSDLVLEYYEKNGGNVSNFTITPADGSANTVTPATSAVCGGSTTTLDGSNYAYNGGTTNPSIRYQWQFSSSASGPWTDATTGTGFNAEDYTPAAITPSVVTTLYYRRKVSAASNAACSYDSSPVSITTNPRAAITNMSSNACSGSPFTVTPIDGTNGLVPASTTYTWSAPTGPATVSGLAASSGNPTSITGTLTTTAATTQNVIYNITATTGSCTSTFQLTVAVYPTIGGTVTGDSTVCAGTNSTIFNLTGNTGSVVRWESSTDNFTSVITPIANTTTSLTATNVNVTTSYRAVVQNMSCPVVASSAGTVTIKNPVATGVTICQGGAGSLTSSATCAAVAQTPTTASNGGGTSNTTSYTGSGNVGFTINFPSLPAGAVVTTTNVAISFTANGPSYRNELLVRVTPPAAVGSVQTDLQPSALGSPGPVDKASLGTWGTGNPSGNWAFAFKESLDDNGVNPDANITDITITVNYTLPATIDWYTTASGGTKIGSGASFNPVGIDSRLMNTNTVGTTPYYVACSGDPACRTMVNFVINEIPAAPMVGTVIQPTCVVTSGTINLSGLPSGGTLTRSPGAIAVPYTGTTVTDSNLTGGTYSYTVGNGNCTSTATTGIVVNPPPAIATYNGGWNIAPTIEKKLIFASDFTSTGDVTGCSCEVNSGANVVIGAGHTLKIVNDVKVLSGGTMTFRNTAALVQTNNVTNTGDITYERTTPPILLKDYVYWSTPVSPQKLVDLSSLTPSTMYYGFDGTQWVRTNRNDNMVVGKGYIIRAPSNYSNSAKAVFPASFKGVPNNGNIETEMLASGKAYLIGNPYPSALSAERFVSEGIEGFIKANENVINGTLYFWTHNTPAKPVQSNQYSADDYASFNLVGGTAAKSDVDYSSGGGVKPTGEIAAGQSFFLTTKAAGKIQFNNAMRLGAVDNGQFFRPGNTSRKSTIEKHRIWLNMTSTTGAFKQLLLGYVEGATNDYETLYDGLTLDGNQYLDFYSVSNEKKFVIQGRAVPFTDTDIVPLGYRTAVAGDFTIAIDEADGKMANQAIYIEDKTTGVVHDLTQSNYTFKTEVGNFSERLVLRYTGKTLGTGDFENVKDGILVSIKNKVITVQSSKESIKEVTVYDVSGKMLYNKKKVGNTELQIQNLPSSNQVLLVKVTLANDFTTTRKVIFQ encoded by the coding sequence ATGAATAGAAAACTACTCTTAAGTTTTGTATTGTTTTTTACGTATCTTATAAATTATGGACAGTGTAACTTCGGAGGGACACAATTCGGAAGTACAACATCTATTTGCTACAACAGGGAAGTTTCCGGAACTAATGTTGGAGGAGTTACATTCTCAAATGTTCCTTTAGCGAGATATGTTGCTGTAAATGTTATCCAAGGGTTGACGTATACAATCTCTGCCACTTCAACTAGCACAGGTTTTAGAAAAAGAATTACACTGTTTAACAGTAGCAGTACGGGGACAAATGTGGGAACAGCAAGAGCATCGGCAGACGATACTGCTGCAACAATAACCAACTGGACTGCAACATTTACCGGAGTATTATATGTTCAATATAACAATAGTGGGAATTGTAATAGTGCTTCTACAGGATCAAATACGCAAGCTAATATTTCTGTTGTTTTCACAGGTGGAAGTAATAGTGTAGATTCTCAAAGCGCAAAAGGAACAAACTCATGGATAGGTCATGTTTATGATTTTTCTGACGGATCTGAGGTACCTGTGCCTCCTTCTAATGCTGATGCTTTTGCTAATTACTTGGGCTATTTTAATCAGGTAAATACTGTTACAGGTAGTACAACTGCTTTCTCTCAGGGATTTGGAGGAAATGATACATGCTTTTCTTTTACTGCAGTAGGGACTTCGCAGAGTATAAGAACCGATACATTTGCTGTACGTTACAGAATGCTTTCGACATTAACAGCAGGTTGTTATTTTGTTAGCATTACGGGTGATGATGGGGTACGACTTTATGTAGATGGGGTGTTGGTTTTAAACGAATGGAACCAACAGAGTTCAGCGGCTTTTCAAAATGTGTTAGTACGTTTGACCGGAAACAGCGATTTGGTATTAGAGTACTATGAAAAAAATGGTGGGAATGTATCTAATTTTACCATTACTCCTGCCGATGGTAGTGCAAATACAGTAACTCCTGCTACTTCAGCAGTTTGTGGAGGATCTACCACAACTCTTGATGGTTCGAATTATGCATATAATGGTGGAACAACCAATCCATCTATTAGATATCAATGGCAATTTTCATCATCTGCTTCAGGACCATGGACAGATGCAACTACAGGAACTGGTTTTAATGCAGAAGATTATACTCCTGCTGCCATTACACCCTCTGTAGTAACAACCCTATACTATAGACGTAAAGTATCCGCAGCTTCGAATGCGGCTTGTAGTTACGACAGTAGTCCTGTTTCAATTACAACAAATCCTAGAGCAGCCATTACAAATATGTCATCTAATGCTTGTTCAGGATCCCCTTTTACTGTTACTCCGATTGACGGAACAAACGGACTTGTGCCGGCATCAACTACCTATACCTGGTCAGCCCCAACTGGACCAGCTACCGTAAGTGGTCTTGCAGCCAGTTCAGGTAATCCGACAAGTATAACCGGTACATTGACTACTACAGCAGCAACAACACAAAATGTGATCTACAATATTACGGCAACAACAGGAAGCTGTACAAGCACATTCCAATTAACAGTGGCGGTATATCCTACTATAGGAGGTACAGTTACAGGTGATAGTACCGTGTGTGCAGGAACTAACAGTACAATCTTTAACTTAACCGGAAATACCGGAAGCGTTGTAAGATGGGAGTCATCAACGGATAATTTTACTTCCGTTATTACCCCAATAGCAAATACAACAACAAGTTTAACGGCAACAAATGTTAATGTTACAACATCTTACAGAGCTGTAGTACAAAACATGAGCTGTCCCGTGGTAGCTTCTTCAGCAGGAACGGTGACAATTAAAAATCCTGTAGCGACCGGAGTTACCATTTGCCAGGGAGGCGCTGGCTCTCTAACGTCTTCAGCGACTTGTGCTGCTGTGGCTCAAACACCTACGACCGCCAGCAACGGAGGAGGAACATCAAATACTACTTCTTACACAGGTAGCGGAAATGTTGGTTTTACTATAAATTTTCCTTCATTACCAGCTGGTGCAGTAGTAACAACAACAAATGTTGCGATAAGTTTTACGGCTAACGGTCCTTCTTATAGAAATGAATTGTTGGTTAGAGTAACGCCACCTGCAGCTGTTGGATCAGTACAAACTGATCTTCAGCCTTCTGCCCTTGGTTCTCCTGGGCCTGTTGATAAAGCTTCATTAGGCACATGGGGAACGGGAAATCCATCAGGTAACTGGGCTTTCGCTTTTAAAGAATCTCTTGATGACAATGGAGTTAATCCGGATGCAAATATTACAGATATTACCATTACGGTTAATTATACTTTACCGGCAACGATAGATTGGTATACAACAGCCTCTGGCGGAACAAAAATTGGTTCTGGAGCTTCGTTCAATCCGGTTGGTATCGATTCACGTCTCATGAACACCAATACTGTAGGTACAACTCCTTATTATGTGGCTTGTTCAGGTGATCCTGCTTGTAGAACTATGGTGAACTTTGTTATAAACGAAATCCCGGCGGCACCAATGGTAGGAACTGTTATACAGCCAACATGTGTAGTAACTTCAGGGACTATTAATTTAAGTGGTCTTCCTTCAGGTGGTACTTTAACAAGATCACCAGGGGCAATAGCAGTGCCTTATACTGGAACAACAGTGACAGATAGTAATCTTACAGGAGGAACTTATTCTTATACAGTTGGAAACGGAAACTGTACATCAACAGCGACTACAGGGATTGTTGTTAATCCGCCCCCGGCAATAGCAACTTATAATGGAGGGTGGAATATTGCCCCAACCATAGAGAAGAAACTAATTTTTGCCTCCGATTTTACCTCTACAGGAGATGTGACCGGATGTTCTTGCGAAGTTAATTCGGGAGCAAATGTTGTAATAGGAGCTGGACACACCTTAAAGATTGTCAATGACGTCAAAGTACTTAGTGGTGGTACAATGACTTTCAGGAATACAGCAGCTTTAGTTCAAACAAATAATGTAACAAATACAGGCGATATTACTTACGAGCGTACCACTCCTCCTATATTGCTAAAAGATTATGTGTATTGGTCAACTCCGGTAAGTCCACAAAAATTGGTAGATCTTTCCTCTTTAACGCCAAGTACGATGTATTACGGTTTCGATGGTACACAATGGGTGCGAACGAACAGAAATGATAATATGGTGGTAGGTAAAGGGTATATTATTCGTGCCCCGTCCAATTATTCGAATAGCGCTAAAGCAGTCTTTCCGGCAAGCTTTAAAGGAGTTCCAAACAATGGAAATATAGAAACAGAAATGTTGGCTTCTGGGAAAGCTTATTTGATAGGAAATCCATATCCGTCTGCTTTAAGCGCAGAGAGATTTGTTTCAGAGGGTATAGAAGGATTTATAAAAGCAAATGAAAATGTAATCAATGGAACTCTTTATTTCTGGACGCACAACACACCGGCAAAACCTGTACAAAGCAATCAGTACAGTGCGGATGATTATGCTTCATTCAATCTGGTTGGAGGGACAGCAGCGAAATCGGATGTAGATTATAGCTCCGGCGGAGGTGTTAAACCAACAGGAGAAATTGCGGCCGGACAGTCATTTTTTCTAACAACTAAAGCCGCTGGAAAAATACAGTTTAACAATGCAATGCGTTTAGGGGCGGTTGATAACGGTCAGTTTTTCAGACCAGGCAATACCTCAAGAAAAAGTACCATCGAAAAACACCGTATTTGGTTAAACATGACCAGTACGACCGGAGCTTTTAAACAGTTATTGCTGGGTTATGTAGAAGGTGCAACTAACGATTATGAAACCCTATACGACGGATTAACTCTTGATGGTAACCAGTATTTGGATTTTTATAGTGTAAGTAATGAGAAGAAATTTGTAATTCAGGGACGTGCGGTACCTTTTACCGATACTGATATTGTTCCGTTAGGTTATCGAACTGCTGTAGCGGGCGATTTCACGATTGCGATAGATGAAGCAGATGGTAAAATGGCCAATCAGGCCATTTATATTGAAGATAAAACAACAGGAGTTGTACATGACTTAACACAAAGTAATTACACTTTTAAAACCGAAGTGGGTAACTTTTCAGAACGTTTGGTATTGCGTTATACCGGTAAAACTTTAGGAACGGGGGACTTTGAGAATGTGAAAGACGGAATCTTAGTTTCAATAAAAAATAAAGTAATTACGGTACAATCTTCGAAAGAAAGCATCAAAGAAGTTACAGTATATGACGTATCAGGAAAAATGCTTTACAATAAAAAGAAAGTAGGTAATACAGAATTGCAAATTCAAAACCTACCATCTTCAAATCAGGTTTTGCTGGTGAAAGTTACTTTGGCAAATGATTTTACAACGACAAGAAAAGTTATTTTTCAATAA